Below is a genomic region from Veillonellales bacterium.
CTGACAACCGCTGCTAATTTTATTCCTGCTTCATCTCACAGCCGCACCACATATTTTGCTTGGTCAAATGTTCCTGCACCGTATTCAGCATCTCCCCGAACCGCTGGAAGTGGACGACCTCCCGTTCCCATAACCAGCGCAGGGTATCTTTCGCCAGTGGATCCTCGGTGGATTCAATCAGGTGTTCGTAGGTAACCCGGGCTTTTTGCTCGGCAGCCATGTCTTCGGTTAAATCGGCAATCGGGTCGCCTAAACAAGCGATGTATTTGGCGCTCCAGG
It encodes:
- a CDS encoding manganese catalase family protein — protein: VYKLTEGADPADFEAAGWGGQYVQHDHGLFWTDANGIPWSAKYIACLGDPIADLTEDMAAEQKARVTYEHLIESTEDPLAKDTLRWLWEREVVHFQRFGEMLNTVQEHLTKQNMWCGCEMKQE